The genomic window GCCAGCAGTGTTGGCCGCCAGGGTGACCACGTAGTTGTTGACGTTGCCGGAGTTCAGCACCTTGTAGGGGGTTTCAAGGGTATCGCCCGGCAGTTTTTGGCTCTGATAGCCGGTGGGCAAGGCGCCCGTCGCCGTGGTGCCGTCAGCGGCCCCGGTGAAGTACACGATGTCGAAATCCGGCTTCTCAAGAACCAGGGTGCTGACCGAATTAGACTTGGCCGGTTCCAACACGGTCGCGTTGGTGGTGGGGTCGGTGTAGGTGGCGGTCGCGGTGTTGGTGATGACCGTACCGGCTGGGGTGCCGGCTGCCCCGGCAGTACCCGCTGCCAAAGCCATCATTAAAGCCACAAATCTAGGGTTCACTTTCACAGGACTTCTCCTTCTTGCTGGGCCATGACGACCCGGGCAACCTATGGGAATGATCTCAATGGGGAAACACGGGGAAGACCCGTCTGCGGGGCTGATCTCGGGTCATCTGGCGAGCGTCTCAGAACACGCCAGAGAAGCCTGGAGCTCGTATCTTCATGCCGGTCTGACAGTGCATCTGTCAGGAAGTGCCAGGAGATACGAGGAGGCATTTATGAAATCTCCTTAAAGTGGTCAGAGTATGCGGGCCACCGCAGAACTTAATAGGGCTCTTCTGCTTGCCTGAGCCTAAAAATTCCACTCTTACGCATCACTTACACCGTCTTTAGAAAGGAGAGGCTCTTCAGGTAGATGAGAGATCATGAGAAGCAGCAAAAGAGCTTCTGAACCCTGGACACCTCTCGGTTGAGAGATTTTCAGCCGCCTGATCACAGCTTCTTCACTTTTTGGACAGGTGAGGCACCCCCGGTGGGGGTGGTCACCGTGGGGTCAGGTCAAGCGCTGTATTTACAGGTCCAGGGCCGTGGGGGTGGGTCGAGTGGCCGGGATGGCTGTGAGCAGCACCTCGTATTTGCCGGTCACAAAGACTTTGAAGCCCCGCTTCTGCAGGTCACGCCGGGCGTCCGTGACATCGGCGGTCAGCAGACTCAGATCGGGCCGGGCGAAGTTGCGCATGCGGGCGCCGTAGCTCAGCGCGCCGTCGCGGTAACGGGCATTCGGAAAGCCCAGCACCAGCCCGCCGCCTTCGGTCAGGTGATGCTTGCGCAGCGCCGAGAGCAGCACGTCGGCCCGCACCCCCGGACTCTGCAACAGGCTGAGGGCCACGATCAGGTCGAAACGGCCCAGCGCGGGCCGGGGCAGGGTGGTCACGTCCACTTCCAGAAAGGTTCCGTGGGGAATGCGGGTACGGGCGGCGTCCAGGGCCGAGGCCTCGGTGTCCACACCCACCACCGTCAGGGGCAGTCCGGGAAAGGCCAGGGGCAGAACCTCCAGTTCCCGGCCCGCGTTGACGCCCAGCGCCAGCACCCGCCCGCCCGCTGGGGGCTGGGTACGGCGCAGCGCCTCCACAAAGGTCAGCAGAAACACTGGGTCTTCCAGTTTGTTCACCCGCTGCCAGCTGCTGCCGGCGCCGTATCCGCCGGCATCGGGGGCGGGTGCAGCGTGCTGACGGCGCAGCCCCAGCCACACCCGGCCCGCCTCGCCGCGCTCAGGGGTCAGCAGGTGGGCTCCCAGCACGTCGGCCAGATCGGTCCAGACGGACCATGGGCGGTGTAGGCCGCCGGGGCCGACCTCGCCTGCATACAGCCCCAGCCCGGCGTCCGGGTCGGGCACATTCAGGCGGACCTCTCCCCGCTCGCGCAGCGCTGCCCGGACGGCGGGCAGAATCTCCGAGAGGGGTTCCAGGGTAAAGGTCAGGCCGGACATCCAGGGCAGCATAGGGCACCGCGTCTATCGGCGGCGGCGAATTCAGACCGGCGAGGAACTGGAGGCCCTGTTGCTGCAGGTGTTCCTGAAGACGGCCGATCCCGGCCCGGTCCGCGAACGGCTGGCGCTGGCCTTCGCGTTCCACGACCCGGACGCCTGGGTGTGCGTGGACGGACGGGACGGTGCGCAGGCCCAGGTCAGTCGGGGGGAGACGGCCCGCCGCGCCGGCAACGACCTGACCTTCCGCATGAGCGGCCAGACTGCCCATGCCTTCTGGCGCGGCGACCTGAATGTGGTGGCCGCCCTGACCGGCGGGCAGCTGTGCATGGAGGGGCCGCTGCTGCGTGCGCTGGCCCTTGCGCCGGGATTGGCCCGGATTCAGGCCGCCTACCGGACCGAAACGGGCGGATGAATCCGGGGTCTCAGTAGCCCCGGTGGGTCACCTGGGCACCCTGACCCACCAGCCACTCGGTCACCACGCCCACGGCGGCCTTGACTCCCGGCGTGATGATCGGGCCGCCAAATTTGGCGAGCCGCACCAGATGGCTGCCGTCTTCCCGACCCGTCACGCCGATCAGCACCTCCTGGGTCAGGTCATCCTCGACCACGTGGGCGAGCACCACCCAGCCGTCGCGGCGCAGGCTGGCGTACAGGTCGAGCAGCACCACGGTCCACCCTCCCGCGCGGGCGGTCTGCTTCTCGAAGTCGGTGGGAGAAAAGTGGGGGGGCAGGGTCAGGATGGCGTGGGGCACAGCGTGATCGTCCTCCGGGTACGGGGCAAGGAGCGACGGCGAACGCGCCGCCGTCACCATCCCCGTAGGTGTGAAGCGGGCGTGCCGGGCGTCCAGGCCCAGGTCGCGCCACTTGCGGGCGTATTTGGTTTCCAGCGCGGCGGGCGGCGGAGCGGTGAGTTCCACCTGCATGGCCCCGCTGGCCTGCGCCTCGGCCACGGCAAAGTCGAAGTATTCCTGGTGGTCGGTGGTGAGCAGCACCGCGCCGCCGGGTTTGAGGCGGTCGGCGGCCATCCTGAAGAAGGAGGCGCGCAGCAGGCGGTGGTCCAGATGGCCGGCCTTGGGCCAGGGGTCGGGAAAGTTCACCACGATGGCGTCCAGCGCCCCGGAGGGCACGACCTCGCGCAGCAGCACGTCGGCGGGCAGCTTGGTCACGATGGCGTTGTCCAGGCCTGCCCCCCGCAGCCGCCGCTGCGCCTTGAGCAGCGACACGCCCGAGAGTTCCACGCCCAGGTAGTTGGGGGCCTCGGCAAAGGTCGCGGCGTGGTGCGGCCAGAACCGCCCGTCTCCGAAGCCGATTTCCAGCACCCACGGGCGGTCCGGCGTGTGCGGGTACAGCCGCTCCGGACGTTCGGGAAAGTGAAAGTCTGCAAGCTGGAAGATCATGCGCCGGCCTCCCCGGAAGACGCCAGCAGTTCGTCCGCCAGCCGGCCGGCGTCCTCCAGCACGCTGCGGTAGCTGTGCTCGCCGGGCAGGCAGCGGCCCACCGCATGCACCCGGTCAAAGCGTTTCAGGTGAAAGCCGTCCAGCTCGGCAGGGGCAGGCGTCAGGAACCGCACCTCGTAGGGCGGCGCTCCCTCCACGCCCGCCGCCGTGGCCTCCGCACCGATCAGCCACACGCCGCTGCGGGCCAGATCGTCGGCCAGAAAGTCATAGGCGACCTCCGAGAGCCGCCCGGCCTCCTCCAGCG from Deinococcus aerophilus includes these protein-coding regions:
- a CDS encoding class I SAM-dependent methyltransferase; protein product: MSGLTFTLEPLSEILPAVRAALRERGEVRLNVPDPDAGLGLYAGEVGPGGLHRPWSVWTDLADVLGAHLLTPERGEAGRVWLGLRRQHAAPAPDAGGYGAGSSWQRVNKLEDPVFLLTFVEALRRTQPPAGGRVLALGVNAGRELEVLPLAFPGLPLTVVGVDTEASALDAARTRIPHGTFLEVDVTTLPRPALGRFDLIVALSLLQSPGVRADVLLSALRKHHLTEGGGLVLGFPNARYRDGALSYGARMRNFARPDLSLLTADVTDARRDLQKRGFKVFVTGKYEVLLTAIPATRPTPTALDL
- the trmB gene encoding tRNA (guanine(46)-N(7))-methyltransferase TrmB; translation: MIFQLADFHFPERPERLYPHTPDRPWVLEIGFGDGRFWPHHAATFAEAPNYLGVELSGVSLLKAQRRLRGAGLDNAIVTKLPADVLLREVVPSGALDAIVVNFPDPWPKAGHLDHRLLRASFFRMAADRLKPGGAVLLTTDHQEYFDFAVAEAQASGAMQVELTAPPPAALETKYARKWRDLGLDARHARFTPTGMVTAARSPSLLAPYPEDDHAVPHAILTLPPHFSPTDFEKQTARAGGWTVVLLDLYASLRRDGWVVLAHVVEDDLTQEVLIGVTGREDGSHLVRLAKFGGPIITPGVKAAVGVVTEWLVGQGAQVTHRGY